From a region of the Alnus glutinosa chromosome 1, dhAlnGlut1.1, whole genome shotgun sequence genome:
- the LOC133858582 gene encoding transcription factor PRE6, whose protein sequence is MSSRRSRSSQSGSSRNITDDQITDLVSKLQQLIPEIRNRRSDKVSASKVLQETCNYIRNLHREVDDLSDRLSDLLATTDADSAQAAIIRSLLM, encoded by the exons ATGTCTAGCAGAAGATCCCGTTCCAGCCAGTCAGGTTCTTCCAGGAATATTACTGATGACCAGATCACCGATCTTGTTTCCAAGTTACAACAACTTATCCCTGAGATCCGCAATAGGCGCTCCGACAAG GTATCTGCTTCCAAGGTGTTGCAGGAGACTTGCAACTATATAAGAAACTTACACAGAGAGGTGGATGACCTAAGCGACCGTTTGTCCGACCTTTTGGCTACAACAGACGCGGATAGCGCACAAGCGGCCATAATCAGGAGTTTACTTATGTAA